In one window of Dehalobacter sp. DNA:
- a CDS encoding tripartite tricarboxylate transporter permease, translating to MESVVLQGLLSSLAPTSIIAVLVGVFVGIAVGIVPGIGAGVGLSLLLPIIFNVPPLIGLMLLLALWASDGYGASISSILLNVPGGAGAVATCFDGHPMAQQGKAGEAIGISMASSMLAGILGTFVLMLAAPPLAKLAVKIGPAEYTIMAILGMTLIGGMAGKNRIKGLVSAIIGLMVSFIGYDLTTGFVRYNFGSAYLFDGIEFELVLIGFFAIGELMQAGEEGGTVAEFGKMTGTVMGGFKEALKRPMSILRSSLVGVVMGVLPGIGITISSMAAYEVEKKFSKTPEKFGTGMVEGIIGPEAANNSCQPAALIPTLTLGIPAGSTSAVFLGALIMYGLTPGMDLFTNKAPLVWAMMWGIIVASIAYVLVGLIFANWFAKLTILPIEYLVPCTLVTCFIGAFVTTNSFYDLVVAFLFGLIGYVMAVLKYPPAPAILGVVLGPILEKNYFRALLLSDGSHRIFFNGTLAIFLWGILALILFAPLLFKLFKSRKEAKLLRNL from the coding sequence ATGGAATCAGTTGTATTGCAAGGTTTACTTTCATCCCTGGCCCCCACTTCGATAATAGCAGTTTTAGTTGGCGTATTCGTCGGCATTGCTGTTGGCATTGTGCCGGGGATTGGTGCGGGAGTTGGACTATCTTTACTTTTGCCTATCATATTTAACGTCCCGCCGCTGATCGGGCTCATGCTGCTTTTAGCTCTGTGGGCCTCTGACGGTTATGGCGCTTCTATTTCTTCGATCCTTTTGAACGTGCCCGGGGGAGCCGGAGCTGTGGCTACCTGCTTCGACGGCCATCCTATGGCTCAACAGGGTAAAGCCGGTGAAGCAATCGGGATTTCCATGGCTTCCTCCATGCTTGCCGGCATTCTGGGAACCTTCGTCCTAATGCTGGCCGCTCCTCCCCTGGCGAAGCTGGCCGTAAAGATAGGGCCTGCCGAGTATACTATCATGGCTATATTAGGCATGACTTTGATCGGAGGCATGGCGGGGAAAAACAGGATCAAAGGTTTGGTTTCCGCTATTATCGGCCTGATGGTGAGCTTTATCGGCTATGACTTGACTACTGGTTTTGTACGCTATAACTTTGGGTCTGCCTACTTATTTGACGGAATTGAGTTTGAATTAGTCCTGATTGGTTTCTTTGCCATAGGCGAACTGATGCAAGCCGGCGAAGAGGGAGGGACCGTAGCCGAGTTTGGCAAGATGACGGGTACCGTTATGGGAGGGTTCAAAGAAGCCCTAAAGCGCCCGATGTCAATTTTACGATCTTCTCTGGTAGGCGTCGTTATGGGCGTACTGCCCGGAATCGGTATTACCATTTCCAGCATGGCTGCTTATGAAGTAGAGAAGAAATTCTCCAAAACGCCTGAGAAATTTGGCACAGGGATGGTAGAAGGAATCATCGGTCCGGAAGCGGCCAACAATTCTTGCCAGCCTGCTGCTTTAATTCCTACTCTTACTTTGGGTATTCCCGCAGGAAGCACTTCGGCGGTTTTTTTGGGAGCCCTGATTATGTATGGATTGACTCCCGGAATGGACCTTTTTACCAACAAAGCTCCTCTGGTTTGGGCGATGATGTGGGGTATTATCGTGGCCAGTATTGCCTATGTGCTGGTTGGCCTTATTTTTGCCAACTGGTTTGCCAAATTGACTATCCTGCCTATTGAGTATTTGGTTCCCTGTACATTGGTTACCTGCTTTATTGGCGCCTTTGTTACGACCAATAGTTTCTACGATCTGGTGGTAGCTTTCCTTTTTGGCCTGATTGGTTATGTCATGGCTGTCCTTAAGTATCCTCCGGCGCCGGCTATCCTGGGTGTAGTTCTGGGGCCTATCCTTGAGAAGAACTACTTCCGGGCTTTACTCTTATCCGACGGCTCCCATAGAATCTTTTTCAACGGTACCCTGGCAATATTTCTTTGGGGCATACTGGCCCTAATTCTCTTTGCACCTCTTCTTTTCAAGCTGTTTAAGAGCCGCAAAGAGGCAAAACTGCTTCGTAATCTCTAG
- a CDS encoding tripartite tricarboxylate transporter substrate binding protein gives MMRKHIWRKVLAIGLIVLLPLTLVGCGDNSAKNIEDYPTKSITVMVGFNPGGGVDTAVRGIQPYLQKYIGKTVLVENKPGNQGLIAMNYVGEQKPDGYTLIATTNAMSLNAMIFPESYKLKAAPEEALIPIYSWVNGDGNGIFVSKESAIKTWDDLVAKAQTEEGIKIAGSGIGSTDHITAITLTKIYGGKWTFVPMDSAGEVASAVLGGQVDAGSSSPGAASLDPSRVNMLAVTLKERAEKWPDAPTFIELEKPELYILFVIGLMAPAGTPPEIIAKLEDAMDQARNDQAFIDWAENAKQPIGKEGWKAETYKSYLTDYQTNMKALVPDIQEALKAAQGGQ, from the coding sequence ATGATGAGGAAACACATTTGGCGGAAGGTTTTGGCTATCGGCTTGATTGTCCTCCTGCCCCTAACCCTGGTTGGGTGCGGTGATAACAGCGCTAAAAACATCGAAGATTATCCGACAAAGAGCATCACCGTCATGGTTGGATTTAATCCGGGCGGTGGCGTGGACACAGCCGTACGGGGAATTCAGCCCTATCTTCAAAAATATATCGGTAAGACGGTCCTTGTGGAGAACAAACCAGGCAACCAGGGTCTTATCGCAATGAACTACGTAGGCGAGCAAAAGCCTGACGGTTACACCTTGATAGCAACAACCAATGCCATGAGCCTCAACGCTATGATTTTTCCCGAATCCTATAAGTTGAAGGCTGCTCCCGAAGAAGCATTGATTCCTATTTATAGTTGGGTTAATGGCGATGGTAACGGTATCTTCGTTTCCAAAGAGTCTGCCATTAAGACCTGGGACGACCTGGTTGCCAAGGCCCAAACAGAAGAAGGCATCAAGATTGCAGGCTCCGGTATAGGCTCCACCGATCATATCACAGCCATTACTCTCACCAAGATCTATGGCGGCAAATGGACCTTCGTGCCTATGGATAGCGCCGGTGAAGTAGCTTCCGCCGTATTAGGCGGTCAGGTTGATGCAGGCAGCAGCTCTCCGGGGGCCGCCAGCTTGGACCCCAGCCGGGTGAACATGCTTGCCGTTACCCTGAAAGAAAGGGCTGAAAAATGGCCTGATGCGCCTACATTCATTGAGCTGGAAAAACCCGAGCTTTACATCTTGTTTGTGATTGGCCTGATGGCTCCTGCCGGGACGCCCCCCGAAATAATCGCTAAGTTGGAAGATGCTATGGATCAAGCCCGCAATGACCAAGCTTTCATTGACTGGGCCGAAAATGCCAAGCAGCCTATTGGTAAAGAGGGCTGGAAAGCTGAGACTTACAAATCTTATTTAACCGATTACCAAACCAATATGAAGGCTTTGGTCCCCGACATACAGGAAGCCCTTAAAGCTGCCCAGGGCGGGCAATAA